Proteins found in one Physeter macrocephalus isolate SW-GA chromosome 17, ASM283717v5, whole genome shotgun sequence genomic segment:
- the VSIG10L gene encoding LOW QUALITY PROTEIN: V-set and immunoglobulin domain-containing protein 10-like (The sequence of the model RefSeq protein was modified relative to this genomic sequence to represent the inferred CDS: inserted 2 bases in 1 codon) yields MDTSRALLLFLLLASGVRVLAFKASSGIQRTNLSSDSEISSQGPDLKVPSIKPPSWKFPDQSPGSKADIPHSEWSPEVLNLKDVPGSFPSSVSAESEKVNLDPSSGIPGSEVSPPTSGSQVPAPNPEPSSSVKTPASKGQAPDTNVSVEAPVSEFSPADQDLKLPAQSLDSGVPSEAPLGQSLPPQVGDSLAVLVGAAIQLSLVPVPGLGPPSPLVVWRRGSKVLAAGGLGPGAPLTSLDPTSRDRLQFNQTRGSLELSSAQLEDAGVYTAEVIRAGISRQIWEFTVHVYEPVSELSVKPEAPETEEGAAELRLRCVGWRPGRGELSWTRDGHVLKAADPAGVEPLRIHVEGDQLLIARPTRSDHARYTCRVHSPFGHAEAATNVSVFYGPDLPVISVSSDRDADPALFVTAGSNVTLGCTAASRPPADIAWSLADPAEAAVPIGSRLLLHAVRPGHGGNYACLATNPRTGHRRRSLLKLLVADLPPGSPQCSVEAGPGGRILLFRCSWPGGVPAASLQFQGLPRGVQAGPVSSVLLKAVPAHPGLIGVPVTCLAHHLVTTRTCTVTPEAPRQVLLHPMVEETQSEQVDVVLQASGCPPASRASWTREGRPLSSRSQGRLRLSQDERRLFIGNFSLYWDLGNYSVLCSGPLGAGGDTITLTGPSISSWRLQGTQDAAVLTWDVERGALISSFQIQAQVERPDLNRPTASKDWISLLTLGPQDRSAVVPLLPQKSQVWVFRILPSLGRQPGTPSQSQVYRTGPILSPRAIAGIVLGSLLGLALLAALLILCICYLFHFQGENPNKKKHTLRLTPVFXKKMQSVTPEQTPQPLPLEVPLEDPSPTRAHPASGPRTVNFPRGGPKIVRAATQV; encoded by the exons ATGGACACCTCACGGGCTCTGCTGCTCTTCCTGCTCCTGG CCTCGGGCGTAAGAGTCCTCGCCTTCAAAGCCTCTTCTGGAATTCAGAGAACCAATCTCTCCTCGGACTCAGAAATCTCTTCCCAGGGCCCGGATTTGAAAGTTCCGTCCATCAAACCCCCCAGCTGGAAATTTCCAGATCAGTCTCCAGGTTCAAAAGCTGATATCCCTCATTCTGAATGGTCTCCTGAGGTGCTGAATTTGAAGGATGTGCCCGGGTCCTTCCCGtccagtgtttctgctgagagcGAAAAGGTGAACCTGGACCCCTCCTCTGGAATCCCTGGTTCTGAAGTATCTCCTCCTACCTCGGGTTCTCAAGTTCCTGCCCCAAACCCGGAGCCTTCCTCCTCTGTTAAGACCCCAGCTTCCAAAGGCCAAGCCCCCGATACTAACGTCTCTGTGGAGGCCCCAGTTTCAGAATTCTCCCCTGCGGATCAGGATCTTAAATTACCTGCCCAGAGCCTGGATTCCGGAGTTCCCTCAGAGGCCCCCTTGGGGCAAAGCTTACCCCCGCAAGTGGGGGACTCTCTTGCGGTGCTGGTGGGGGCCGCAATCCAGCTCTCTCTGGTACCAGTTCCTGGCCTTggtcccccttcccctctggtggTTTGGCGCCGAGGTTCCAAGGTGCTGGCAGCTGGGGGTCTGGGGCCAGGGGCCCCTCTGACCAGCCTGGACCCCACATCCCGAGACCGCCTACAATTTAACCAAACCCGAGGGAGTCTGGAACTCTCCTCCGCCCAGCTAGAGGATGCTGGGGTCTACACAGCTGAGGTCATCCGGGCCGGCATCTCCCGGCAGATTTGGGAGTTCACGGTGCATGTATATG AGCCCGTGTCCGAGCTGTCGGTGAAGCCTGAGGCCCCGGAGACCGAGGAGGGGGCGGCGGAGCTCCGGCTGCGCTGTGTGGGGTGGAGGCCGGGTCGCGGGGAGCTGAGCTGGACCCGGGACGGACACGTCCTGAAGGCAGCGGACCCTGCGGGGGTGGAGCCACTCCGGATCCACGTAGAGGGCGACCAGCTGCTCATCGCGCGCCCTACGCGCAGCGACCACGCCCGGTACACCTGCCGCGTCCACAGCCCCTTCGGCCACGCGGAGGCCGCGACCAACGTCAGTGTTTTCT ACGGCCCGGATCTGCCCGTCATCTCTGTCTCCTCGGACCGCGACGCCGACCCCGCCCTCTTTGTCACCGCGGGCAGCAACGTGACCCTGGGCTGCACCGCCGCCTCGCGGCCACCGGCCGACATCGCATGGAGCCTGGCCGACCCGGCCGAGGCCGCGGTGCCCATCGGCTCGCGCCTCCTGCTGCACGCGGTCCGGCCCGGCCACGGCGGCAACTACGCCTGTCTCGCAACGAACCCGCGCACCGGCCACCGCCGCCGCTCGCTGCTCAAACTCCTGGTGGCGG aTCTGCCCCCCGGGTCTCCACAGTGCTCGGTCGAAGCGGGTCCTGGGGGTCGCATCCTCCTTTTCCGCTGCTCGTGGCCCGGCGGGGTCCCTGCCGCCTCCCTGCAGTTCCAGGGTCTCCCCAGAGGCGTCCAGGCGGGGCCGGTGTCCTCTGTGCTCCTGAAGGCTGTCCCCGCCCACCCCGGGCTCATCGGCGTCCCCGTCACCTGCCTTGCTCACCACCTGGTGACCACGCGCACCTGCACTGTCACCCCGG AGGCCCCTCGACAGGTGCTGTTGCATCCGATGGTCGAGGAGACGCAGTCAGAGCAGGTGGACGTGGTGCTGCAGGCCTCTGGCTGTCCCCCCGCTTCTCGAGCATCTTGGACCCGGGAAGGGCGGCCCCTGTCCTCCAGAAGCCAGGGGCGCCTGCGGCTCAGCCAGGATGAGCGGAGGCTCTTCATCGGCAACTTCAGCTTGTACTGGGACCTGGGAAATTACTCCGTGCTGTGCAGTGGGCCGCTGGGTGCTGGGGGCGACACGATCACCCTCACTG gaccTTCTATCTCCTCATGGAGGCTGCAGGGAACCCAGGATGCAGCAGTGCTGACTTGGGATGTGGAGCGAGGGGCCCTGATTAGCAGTTTCCAGATCCAGGCACAGGTCGAGAGGCCTGACCTGAACAGACCCACCGCGTCCAAAGACTGGATCTCCCTGCTCACCCTCGGACCTCAGGATCGCTCAGCTGTGGTGCCCCTCCTTCCTCAGAAGTCCCAGGTCTGGGTCTTTCGTATCCTGCCCAGTCTGGGGCGCCAGCCAGGGACCCCATCCCAAAGCCAGGTCTACCGCACCG GCCCCATCCTGAGCCCCAGGGCCATCGCTGGCATCGTCCTGGGCTCCCTACTGGGCCTGGCGCTCCTGGCAGCACTTCTCATCCTGTGCATCTGCTATCTGTTCCACTTTCAAG gAGAGAATCCTAACAAAAAGAAGCATACTCTCAGGTTGACCCCTGTATT AAAGAAGATGCAAAGCGTGACTCCAGAGCAGACCCCACAGCCTCTGCCCCTCGAAGTTCCTCTGGAGGACCCTAGCCCAACCAGGGCCCACCCA GCCTCTGGCCCCAGGACAGTCAACTTTCCACGTGGGGGCCCCAAGATTGTTCGGGCAGCCACGCAGGTGTGA
- the ETFB gene encoding electron transfer flavoprotein subunit beta, whose protein sequence is MAELRALVAVKRVIDFAVKIRVKSDGTGVVTDGVKHSMNPFCEIAVEEAVRLKEKKLVKEVIAVSCGPTQCQETIRTALAMGADRGIHVEVPAAEADLLGPLQVARVLAKLAEKEKVDLVLLGKQAIDDDCNQTGQMTAGFLDWPQGTFASQVTMEGDKVKVEREIDGGLETLRLKLPAVVTADLRLNEPRYATLPNIMKAKKKKIEVIKAGDLGVDLTSKLSVISVEDPPQRTAGVKVETTEDLVAKLKEIGRI, encoded by the exons ATCCGGGTGAAGTCCGACGGGACGGGCGTGGTCACGGATGGCGTGAAGCACTCCATGAACCCCTTCTGCGAGATCGCCGTGGAGGAGGCCGTACGGCTCAAGGAGAAGAAGCTGGTGAAGGAAGTCATTGCCGTCAGCTGCGGGCCTACCCAGTGCCAG GAGACCATCCGCACCGCTCTGGCCATGGGTGCAGACCGAGGCATCCACGTGGAGGTGCCGGCTGCAGAGGCGGATCTCCTGGGTCCCCTGCAGGTGGCCCGGGTCCTGGCCAAGCTGGCAGAGAAGGAGAAGGTGGACCTGGTGCTGCTGGGCAAGCAG GCCATCGATGATGATTGTAACCAGACAGGGCAGATGACAGCTGGATTTCTGGACTGGCCACAG GGCACATTTGCCTCCCAGGTGACGATGGAAGGGGACAAGGTGAAAGTGGAGCGGGAGATCGATGGGGGCCTGGAGACCCTGCGCCTGAAGCTGCCTGCCGTGGTGACTGCTGACCTGCGGCTCAACGAGCCCCGCTACGCCACGTTGCCCAACATCATG AAAGCCAAGAAGAAGAAGATCGAAGTGATCAAGGCTGGGGACCTGGGCGTGGACCTGACCTCCAAGCTCTCCGTGATTAGCGTGGAAGACCCACCCCAGCGCACAGCCGGTGTCAAGGTGGAGACCACAGAAGACCTGGTGGCCAAGCTGAAGGAGATTGGGCGCATTTGA